From Mauremys reevesii isolate NIE-2019 linkage group 10, ASM1616193v1, whole genome shotgun sequence, the proteins below share one genomic window:
- the NPW gene encoding neuropeptide W isoform X1: MNLRHASGGAWKTLGLLGLMLLVHPVGAWYKHVASPRYHTVGRASGLLMGIRRSPYLWRRDLGDEPGESPGSPPTSVNRAPRLLHSRRQDLRAAGPRTQASGVPAPRPARGELRGREPAALTRLGLRDLIARRTIAQHRAPLQTGASLLPQRARALPAQRGPWSRAGTREKKKTKLLERARKQQQRRGSEEGTGDLSLSESEI; this comes from the exons ATGAATTTGAGGCACGCGTCCGGGGGCGCATGGAAAACCCTGGGCTTGCTGGGGCTGATGCTGCTGGTCCATCCGGTCGGAGCCTGGTACAAGCATGTGGCCAGCCCCCGGTACCACACGGTGGGCCGAGCTTCGGGGCTGCTGATGGGGATCCGACGCTCCCCGTACCTGTGGCGCCGGGACTTGGGGGATGAGCCGGGAGAGAGCCCGGGCTCGCCCCCCACCTCTGTAAACAGGGCGCCCAGGTTGCTGCACAGCCGCAGGCAAGACCTCCGAGCCGCCGGGCCgcggacccaggcatccggggtgccagccccccgccccgccagagGCGAGCTCCGAGGCAGAGAACCCGCGGCGCTCACACGGCTGGGCCTGCGGGACTTAATAGCCAGGCGAACAATCGCTCAGCACCGGGCCCCCCTGCAGACAGGTGCCAGCCTCCTCCCGCAGCGAGCCCGAGCGCTGCCCGCCCAGCGGGGTCCCTGGAGCCGAGCAGGGACCCGGGAGAAGAAGAAGACGAAGCTCCTGGAGAGGgcgaggaagcagcagcagcggcggggCAGCGAGGAGGGGACCGGGGACTTAAG TCTTTCTGAATCTGAGATATAG
- the NPW gene encoding neuropeptide W isoform X2 encodes MNLRHASGGAWKTLGLLGLMLLVHPVGAWYKHVASPRYHTVGRASGLLMGIRRSPYLWRRDLGDEPGESPGSPPTSVNRAPRLLHSRRQDLRAAGPRTQASGVPAPRPARGELRGREPAALTRLGLRDLIARRTIAQHRAPLQTGASLLPQRARALPAQRGPWSRAGTREKKKTKLLERARKQQQRRGSEEGTGDLR; translated from the coding sequence ATGAATTTGAGGCACGCGTCCGGGGGCGCATGGAAAACCCTGGGCTTGCTGGGGCTGATGCTGCTGGTCCATCCGGTCGGAGCCTGGTACAAGCATGTGGCCAGCCCCCGGTACCACACGGTGGGCCGAGCTTCGGGGCTGCTGATGGGGATCCGACGCTCCCCGTACCTGTGGCGCCGGGACTTGGGGGATGAGCCGGGAGAGAGCCCGGGCTCGCCCCCCACCTCTGTAAACAGGGCGCCCAGGTTGCTGCACAGCCGCAGGCAAGACCTCCGAGCCGCCGGGCCgcggacccaggcatccggggtgccagccccccgccccgccagagGCGAGCTCCGAGGCAGAGAACCCGCGGCGCTCACACGGCTGGGCCTGCGGGACTTAATAGCCAGGCGAACAATCGCTCAGCACCGGGCCCCCCTGCAGACAGGTGCCAGCCTCCTCCCGCAGCGAGCCCGAGCGCTGCCCGCCCAGCGGGGTCCCTGGAGCCGAGCAGGGACCCGGGAGAAGAAGAAGACGAAGCTCCTGGAGAGGgcgaggaagcagcagcagcggcggggCAGCGAGGAGGGGACCGGGGACTTAAGGTAA